The genomic interval TTAGGAGCTTTTGGGGAAACCCTTGCAGAAAATGCAGATGCTAAACAGCTTGGAGTTGCATTTATCGGTTATTTAATCTTTAGTATATTTATGACGATTGGTGCGATGGAAACCCATAAGGTGCTCTTCTTTATTTTTGTATTTATTGATTTATTATTTATTGGATTATCATTGAGTTCGTTTAATATTATGCACGAAGCAACCCATATGCTTGCTGCTATTTCAGAACTATGTATTGCTTTATTGTCATTCTACGGTTCTGCAGCAGTTGTGTTAAATACTCATTTTGGACATATTCTATTACCAGTAGGGAAACCTTTTGCTATATTTAAAAAATAGAATGTTGGAATAAGTTTATGAAAAGCATGAAAATAATTATGAAACCTATAAGAAAACGATTTATTATAATGTTACACATCATATAGGGTAAAAAAGAAAGGATAGATGAACAGGGGAATTATACCTGCTTACATCTATCCTTTTTGTACAACATATTACCTTATTATTAGTTTTAACAAATTATATCATTTGTATCTTCTTCCAATATTGTCTTGTCAGGAACAATCCCGAGTTCAAGGGGCTTCACTCCAACAATGTTAAAGTGAAAA from Metabacillus sediminilitoris carries:
- a CDS encoding acetate uptake transporter → MDTQNHTQVKITTADPSALGLFGLAMVTLVASSQKLGLTEGLSLIVPWAFFLGGLAQLIAAFLDSKHNNIFGTTAFGAFGLFWFGVGTTWLIQLGAFGETLAENADAKQLGVAFIGYLIFSIFMTIGAMETHKVLFFIFVFIDLLFIGLSLSSFNIMHEATHMLAAISELCIALLSFYGSAAVVLNTHFGHILLPVGKPFAIFKK